A genomic stretch from Candidatus Reconcilbacillus cellulovorans includes:
- a CDS encoding threonylcarbamoyl-AMP synthase has protein sequence MFHHPKVYASDERGIAKAVEVLSAGGVAILPADTVYGFFASAVRRESVERVYSIKRREKRKPFVIYTNREKVAGIVELNETAERLIERVWPKALSLILPKKPAVPDWFTNHQPTVAVMTAQNRVVARVIAEVGEPILGTTCNLSGEPELKKAEEVFRFIDDVDVMIADDAIPVYNRPSTMIDCTVWPPKIARLSSLSYEELKEIIPELEIDLGRRLA, from the coding sequence GGGATCGCCAAAGCCGTCGAAGTGTTGTCGGCGGGTGGCGTGGCGATTTTGCCAGCCGACACGGTATACGGCTTTTTCGCCAGCGCCGTCCGACGAGAGTCGGTGGAGCGCGTATACAGCATCAAGCGCCGGGAAAAACGAAAGCCGTTCGTCATTTACACGAACCGGGAAAAAGTCGCCGGCATTGTCGAACTGAACGAGACGGCCGAGCGCCTGATCGAACGCGTCTGGCCGAAGGCGCTGTCGCTCATCTTGCCCAAAAAACCGGCCGTGCCGGACTGGTTTACGAACCATCAACCGACGGTGGCGGTCATGACCGCGCAAAACCGGGTCGTCGCCCGCGTCATCGCCGAAGTCGGCGAGCCGATCCTCGGAACGACGTGCAACCTTTCCGGCGAGCCGGAACTGAAGAAAGCCGAAGAAGTGTTTCGCTTCATCGACGACGTAGACGTGATGATCGCCGACGACGCGATCCCGGTCTACAACCGGCCGTCGACGATGATCGACTGCACCGTCTGGCCGCCGAAAATCGCGCGTTTGTCGTCGCTGTCGTACGAAGAGCTCAAAGAGATCATTCCGGAACTGGAGATCGATCTGGGGAGGCGGTTGGCTTGA